In Nostoc sp. UHCC 0926, a single genomic region encodes these proteins:
- a CDS encoding M48 family metallopeptidase, producing MPTYTGISSEAFRHPLDRQAEQALRNLPGFDLIARKFVEFIYERPQLVYLMGNTIQVGPRQYSTIYQMFRESVRDLDIYPEPTLFVSQNPQANSYALGQENPYIVINTGILDLLDEAEIRAVLAHELGHIKCGHTILIQMAMWAMSAASALGELTFGIGNLVTQGLIYAFFEWRRKAELSSDRAALLVMDDLNPVMSTMMKLSGGSNKYANECSLQEFIKQSENYQALDEDGLNQVYKFLMYNGAQGMMLSHPFPVERLHYLRAWAISEEYQQIRRGNYQRSPASGSVNVAAESSANETETLRRQIEELQREIDRMKRPDTNS from the coding sequence ATGCCAACTTACACAGGAATTTCCAGCGAAGCCTTTAGGCATCCACTAGATCGCCAAGCCGAGCAAGCTTTACGAAATTTGCCGGGATTTGATTTAATCGCTCGTAAATTTGTGGAATTTATCTACGAACGCCCTCAATTAGTCTATCTAATGGGTAACACCATCCAAGTCGGGCCGCGTCAATATTCCACTATTTACCAGATGTTTCGGGAAAGCGTCCGAGATTTGGACATTTACCCAGAACCTACATTGTTTGTCTCGCAAAATCCCCAAGCAAATAGTTATGCGCTGGGGCAAGAGAATCCTTACATAGTCATAAATACAGGGATACTAGACTTACTAGACGAAGCCGAAATTCGGGCGGTGCTAGCCCATGAACTGGGGCATATTAAATGTGGTCATACTATTTTAATTCAAATGGCGATGTGGGCGATGAGTGCTGCTTCTGCCTTGGGAGAATTGACCTTCGGCATCGGTAATCTTGTAACACAAGGCTTGATTTACGCCTTTTTTGAGTGGCGGCGGAAAGCCGAGTTATCGTCAGATCGTGCCGCACTACTGGTGATGGATGACTTAAATCCCGTGATGTCAACGATGATGAAACTCTCTGGCGGTAGTAACAAATATGCCAATGAATGTAGTTTACAAGAGTTTATCAAGCAGTCAGAAAATTATCAGGCACTCGATGAAGATGGACTGAATCAGGTGTATAAATTCTTAATGTACAATGGCGCTCAGGGTATGATGTTGAGCCATCCTTTCCCAGTTGAACGCTTGCATTACTTACGGGCGTGGGCAATATCTGAAGAATACCAGCAAATTCGCCGAGGAAATTATCAGCGATCGCCTGCTTCCGGATCAGTAAATGTTGCAGCAGAATCTTCTGCAAATGAAACAGAAACTTTGCGCCGTCAAATTGAAGAATTACAACGAGAAATCGACAGAATGAAAAGACCTGATACTAATTCGTAA
- a CDS encoding DUF2839 domain-containing protein, protein MGEAKRRKTRQGETYGQETRILPWVPITKAQSELFVSWTTRGAWIGIILMAVGWATIRFIGPAFGWWQVVF, encoded by the coding sequence ATGGGTGAAGCAAAGCGTCGTAAAACCAGACAAGGGGAAACATACGGTCAAGAGACTCGGATCTTGCCTTGGGTTCCCATCACAAAAGCTCAATCCGAACTATTTGTCAGTTGGACTACTCGTGGTGCCTGGATAGGCATTATCCTTATGGCTGTAGGATGGGCAACTATCCGTTTTATCGGCCCAGCCTTCGGTTGGTGGCAAGTAGTCTTCTAA
- the lysS gene encoding lysine--tRNA ligase: MSEEDIRAARLEKVEQLKQLGTNPYAYRWESTHHAAQLQEKFADLPSGEEVDLEVAIAGRIMARRVFGKLAFFTLQDETGTIQLYLDKNRIQESMADIDADAFNHLKQLTDAGDILGAKGTIKRTEKGELSVYVKQYTILTKSLLPLPDKWHGLTDVAKRYRQRYVDLIVNPEVRQTFRRRAQITAGIRRYLEERDFLEIETPVLQSETGGADARPFITYHNTLEMELYLRIATELHLKRLIVGGFEKVFELGRVFRNEGISTRHNPEFTTIEVYQAYADYNDMMALTEGIITTVAQEVLGTLEITYQGEPIDLTPPWRRVTMHDLVKEVTGLDFNSFQTLEEAKTASKNAAIPGVDEAQSIGKLLNLAFEEKVEANLIQPTFVIDYPVEISPLAKPHRSQPGLVERFELFIVGRETGNSFSELTDPIEQRERLEAQAERKAAGDLEAQGVDEDFLTALEYGMPPTGGLGIGIDRLVMLLTDCASIRDAIAFPLLKPEGSVIKQFSYDPKTQTLTIEFDSGSVYEYFKVPPSVKVDLDNAPSKGQYFNKFIKGKFKYEQLS, translated from the coding sequence ATGTCGGAAGAAGATATCCGAGCCGCAAGGCTGGAGAAAGTAGAACAACTCAAGCAGCTAGGGACTAATCCCTATGCCTATCGTTGGGAATCTACCCATCATGCAGCGCAGTTGCAAGAAAAGTTTGCCGATTTACCCAGCGGTGAAGAAGTTGATTTAGAAGTTGCTATAGCCGGACGCATTATGGCGCGTCGCGTTTTCGGTAAATTGGCTTTCTTCACTTTGCAAGATGAAACCGGCACAATTCAGCTTTATCTGGATAAAAATCGCATCCAAGAAAGCATGGCAGATATTGATGCTGATGCCTTTAATCACTTGAAACAACTCACAGATGCAGGCGACATCCTGGGAGCCAAAGGTACTATTAAACGGACTGAAAAGGGCGAATTATCTGTCTACGTTAAACAATATACTATCCTCACTAAATCCCTGTTGCCCCTACCCGACAAGTGGCATGGATTAACGGATGTTGCCAAGCGCTACCGTCAGCGCTACGTTGACTTGATTGTTAACCCGGAAGTGCGGCAAACTTTCCGCCGTCGCGCCCAAATTACTGCTGGTATCCGTCGCTATTTAGAAGAACGGGATTTTCTGGAAATTGAAACACCGGTTTTGCAAAGTGAGACTGGGGGTGCAGATGCGCGTCCATTTATCACCTACCACAACACTTTAGAAATGGAGTTGTATCTACGAATTGCCACAGAACTTCATCTCAAACGGTTGATTGTGGGTGGTTTTGAAAAGGTGTTTGAATTGGGGCGGGTTTTCCGCAATGAGGGAATTTCGACTCGACACAATCCCGAATTTACAACGATTGAAGTTTACCAAGCCTACGCCGACTACAACGATATGATGGCGCTGACTGAGGGGATTATTACTACTGTCGCCCAAGAGGTACTCGGCACGCTGGAAATCACTTACCAAGGGGAACCTATAGATTTAACACCACCTTGGCGGCGGGTGACAATGCACGATTTAGTTAAAGAAGTTACGGGTTTGGATTTTAATTCTTTCCAAACTTTGGAAGAAGCAAAAACAGCAAGTAAAAATGCTGCGATTCCTGGTGTAGATGAAGCCCAATCAATTGGGAAGTTACTGAATTTAGCTTTTGAAGAGAAAGTAGAAGCCAATTTAATTCAACCTACCTTTGTAATTGATTACCCTGTAGAAATTTCGCCGTTAGCAAAACCCCACCGTTCTCAACCTGGTTTGGTGGAAAGATTTGAGTTATTTATAGTAGGGCGAGAAACTGGTAACAGCTTCTCAGAACTTACCGATCCCATTGAGCAAAGAGAACGCTTAGAAGCCCAAGCTGAAAGAAAAGCTGCTGGCGATTTGGAAGCACAAGGCGTAGATGAAGACTTTTTGACAGCCCTTGAATATGGAATGCCGCCTACAGGTGGTTTAGGGATTGGGATTGATCGGTTGGTAATGTTATTAACTGATTGTGCCAGTATTCGGGATGCGATCGCCTTCCCTCTACTCAAGCCTGAAGGCAGCGTTATTAAGCAATTTAGCTATGATCCAAAAACTCAAACACTGACTATTGAATTTGATAGTGGAAGTGTTTACGAGTATTTCAAAGTACCTCCTAGTGTCAAGGTAGACTTAGACAATGCACCGTCTAAAGGTCAATACTTTAACAAGTTTATTAAAGGGAAATTTAAGTATGAACAATTGAGTTGA
- a CDS encoding helicase C-terminal domain-containing protein has translation MIEAEVHLSLHNFLRSQAGFPSWPHHLTMARLVARALRLGRSALIQVGAVCGYQGRYRTSFVASALMWHGPVIIVAQEAVQQLLLQVEIPRLQQWLPANKSIRTGDAWPDAEFQGLLLTSPEAWLRGQFAGGDRFPQGIPTIIDGVDDLEDWVRHQLTQDIQPHDWDQLMLACPNQAEAISEARIQLTHELFQHPVNPYECYLISQPEIEILSRLYSALESVQALPEPWKQFWQQLQILDENLSPPASRQLLQRGEAAQRTAFPPLFWATIAHRQGLFSLHYAPMELGEILSPIWQRQPVVLIGSAIEPETDAPLFRQRLGLDDLTCLNFSSENQAEAIQLYVPYKLPLPNTPEFQAAFIHKVRTLVCLSATAPGLTVVLVGDVPLKSQVATILASEFGSRVQVEKTCLDENGILISGWEFWREHQRVLPAPHLLIIATLPLPSLENPLVAGRVARYKRSHQDWFRLYLLPAALNELQRAIAPVRESQGIVALLDSRVVNRSYGAQILAALSPLARINYLDPSLFSNTSEENSA, from the coding sequence GTGATTGAGGCAGAAGTTCATTTGTCACTACATAACTTTTTGCGATCGCAGGCGGGGTTCCCTTCCTGGCCCCATCATTTGACGATGGCACGGTTGGTAGCACGCGCCTTGCGCCTGGGACGTAGTGCCCTAATTCAAGTAGGGGCGGTTTGTGGCTATCAAGGGCGGTATCGCACCAGTTTCGTAGCATCAGCCCTAATGTGGCATGGCCCTGTAATTATTGTTGCTCAAGAAGCGGTGCAGCAACTTCTGCTACAGGTAGAAATTCCCCGTCTACAGCAGTGGCTACCAGCCAACAAATCGATTAGAACAGGTGACGCTTGGCCTGATGCTGAGTTTCAAGGGCTACTGTTGACCTCCCCGGAAGCTTGGTTAAGAGGACAATTTGCTGGTGGCGATCGCTTTCCCCAAGGCATCCCTACAATTATTGATGGGGTAGATGATCTCGAAGATTGGGTGCGTCATCAACTTACCCAAGATATTCAACCCCATGATTGGGATCAACTCATGCTAGCTTGTCCAAACCAAGCTGAGGCAATTAGCGAAGCACGGATACAATTAACACACGAACTTTTTCAGCATCCTGTCAATCCTTATGAGTGCTATCTAATTTCCCAGCCAGAAATAGAGATTTTAAGCCGTCTCTATTCTGCTTTAGAGTCAGTACAAGCACTGCCAGAACCTTGGAAACAATTCTGGCAGCAATTACAAATCCTTGATGAAAATCTTTCCCCCCCTGCCTCACGGCAGTTGCTACAACGCGGGGAGGCAGCGCAACGCACTGCCTTCCCTCCTCTCTTCTGGGCGACTATTGCCCATCGACAAGGTTTATTTTCTTTGCACTACGCCCCAATGGAATTAGGGGAAATCCTCTCGCCCATTTGGCAGCGACAACCAGTAGTTTTAATTGGCAGCGCCATAGAACCGGAAACTGATGCTCCTCTTTTCCGACAGCGCCTGGGTTTGGACGATTTAACTTGTCTGAATTTCTCTTCGGAAAATCAAGCAGAAGCAATTCAACTGTATGTACCCTATAAATTGCCCTTACCTAACACACCAGAATTTCAAGCGGCATTTATTCACAAAGTCCGCACACTGGTTTGTCTAAGTGCTACAGCACCAGGATTAACGGTTGTCTTGGTGGGGGATGTACCACTCAAGTCTCAAGTGGCGACAATTCTGGCCTCAGAGTTTGGTTCGCGGGTGCAAGTAGAAAAAACTTGTTTAGATGAAAATGGGATTTTGATTAGCGGTTGGGAATTTTGGCGAGAACATCAACGAGTTTTGCCAGCACCTCATTTGTTAATTATTGCTACTTTACCCCTACCATCTTTGGAAAATCCCCTAGTAGCTGGTAGGGTAGCTCGTTATAAGCGATCGCATCAAGATTGGTTCCGTTTATATTTGTTGCCAGCGGCCTTGAATGAATTACAAAGAGCGATCGCTCCAGTCAGAGAAAGTCAAGGCATTGTTGCTTTACTTGATAGTCGTGTAGTTAATCGTAGCTACGGCGCTCAAATTCTTGCTGCCTTAAGTCCTCTGGCACGGATTAACTATCTCGATCCAAGCCTGTTTTCTAATACTAGTGAAGAAAATTCCGCTTAA